Genomic segment of Candoia aspera isolate rCanAsp1 chromosome 2, rCanAsp1.hap2, whole genome shotgun sequence:
ATTTTTTGATGCCTCACCAGCACAGCCCGGTGCGAAAAACTCTTCCCGCAGGTGATGCACAGGTGCGGCCTCTCCCCCGTGTGGACTTTCTGGTGCCGGATGAGGACGGCCCGGTCGCAGAAGCACTTCCCGCAGGTGGCGCACTTGAAGGGCTTCTCGCCCGTGTGGATCCTCTGGTGCACCATCAGGATCTGCCGCTGGCTGAAACTCTTCCCGCACTCTGAACAGGCGTAGGGCCTCTCCCCCGTGTGGACTCGGTGGTGCTTGACCAGCTGGGAGGACGTGTTGAAGGACTTCTCGCAGTCGGGGCATCTGAATGGCTTCTGCCCCGTGTGGGCGCCCTCGTGTATCATCAGGCTGGAGCTGCGGCTGAAACCCTCGCCACACTGGGAACACTTGTACGGCTTCTCCCTTGTGTGGACTTTGTGATGGTTGAGCAACTGAGTTTTCCGGCTGAAGCTTTTGCCGCACTCAGGGCAGCCGAACGGCTTCTCCCCTATGTGGATTCGATAGTGCCGGGTGAGGTCCGAGCTGACGGtaaagcatttcccacactgcGAGCAGCTGTAGGGTCTCTCCCCCGTGTGGGTCCTCTCGTGGGCGACCAGCGTGGATTTCAAGCTGAAGCATTTCCCACAGTCCTGGCACATGAATGGCTTTTCGCCCGTATGGGTCCGCTGGTGCGCGGCGAGCACCGTGCTCCGGCTGAAACTTCGCCCGCACACGTTGCACAGCTTCTCTCCGCGACTTCTGAGCTGTCTCTTCACAACAAGGGTTTGGTTCGCTTCCCCGCTTTCCTCCAAGCAGGGGAAGAAGGCGTCCCCTTGCGGACTGAGGTAGCTTTTCATCCCCTGCTCCGATCCCTTGAGACTTGGGGAGGCAGCTCTGCCCTCCTGGGGCTCAGGGTGGGATGCCCGGGAAGTTTCAAAGAGCTCCACGGCCTCAGAATTTTCTAGCTTGAGTTTTGCTTCTTTCATCTCCATCACCCACTCATCacctgtggggggaaaaaaccaatgAAACTCAAGGAACTCGCTTCCCTAAAGGGGACTGAGGGGGACAACCTTTAGGGCAAACAGAGGATTCACTTAGAATCATAGCATCATAGTGTTGAGAAGGGGGCCTGTGGCCATCAAGGCTGACCCCTGCTGATGGCTGGAGTAGCAGTCAAGACACCCCTGGCAGATGGCTggccagcttctgcttgaacacatccagtggaGCTTAGCGCTTCTCTGGGTCACCAGGATCACCACTGAACTGCTTTTATGGGTGCTGGCGCAATGGCAGAATATCACCACTGAAGGGGCAGAGATAGGGCATTCCTTccccattttgttttgctttttgtaaagtCAGAGCATTCTTACTAACAGAGGAGTGTCCAGTCTATTTCCCTGTCTTCCTCTCAGAACCACTGAATTTTGCCACCCCACGCAAGTGGCACAATCTTACCAGATCCTAAGAAATCCCAAAGGATCTGGGGAGGACATAATGTGGCGGACGGCTTCCCTTTCCTGCCCTAAAGGAGAAACGGGCGACCTCCATCTAGATGCTGCACATGGAGCTCTGAGAATCATAGGATTCTGCCCATTTTTCCTACCAGGGCTGGTGGTTTTCGTCCTTGTTCAACAGCAGGGGCCCGAATACAGGTCGGTCGTTGCAGCGTGAGACCTGCACTTTGCAGGAGGTTCACTGAGAATGAAGTCAAAGAAGTGGGGAGAGGGATGAGATCTGTGTAgccaggagagagagaatgagaagatAGCACACGCACACCACATCTAATAACCTGTGCAATTTCTGAAAGATTTCTCCACTCAGGCAGGAGGTGCAAATCTAAGAGCTAGATGTGACCATTGCACGGCATGGCAGGCTCTGCCCTCTGAAAAGTAGAGGGCGAGGCCTGGCCAAGAACGAAAATGGACTGGATTTCATTTGCCTTTCACCTGCATTCAAATCAATTCTCATGAGTATGTGTTCTCTCTACCAATTAATTTAATTGCCCCCTTCTCTCACAATAATCATCACAAATGGATCACAACTTTGGGAGGGGATGAAAGAACGTCATCCAGATTCAGGGGCCATATAGAGCTCTTAACCCTAAAAAATGAACCCATACAGGTGCACGTATGCATGTATAAATAAGCATTTGAATACATACCAATGTGTTTGTGCACGcacgtatatgtatatatgaagagTACCCATATATTCAGAGCGGTATTGGGAGACTGGCATGTGGTGATTGGACTTGTATTTGTATGAGTTTTAATCCTCCTGCAGACATGTGATTTTACTGATGTTGATTCATTGTAGTCTCTTGATTTTAATTGTGTACCACCATGGATCATATACTGTATGGTATCTACAAAACCTACTGGAATATTCTCTTCTAAAAATGGTAGATTTTTGCATATCCCCAAGCTGAAAATATTATATGCTGAAACCTGGGTTTCCAGAAGTGGCaacactgaatttatttttatttttatttattttatttattttctatcccacctttattatttttataaataactcaaggtggcgaacatacctaatactccttcctcctcctcttttccccacaacagcaaccctgtgaggtgggttgggctgagagagagggactggccccaggtcacccagccggccttcatgcctaaggcgggactagaactcacagtctcctggcttttagtccagcaccttaaccactagaccgaattGCCAAACCTATTGATCAAACTGAAGGTGCCCGTCTGTCAGGGGTCCTGCGTGAGCCCAGAGAGATGGAAACCTTTAATGTATGTCCAGAAAGACCAAAACAACACATTTTTTCACAAAAGGGCCTGCCACCCAtcttagcccaaggcctgggggagaAAACCAGATTTTAAGAGCTTGTTTGAATGAAGTCATACATACAAGAGCTGTATGGATCTTGGGGGAGGCTGACCCAGAAGGTCAGACAGTTACCCTGAGCATCTGCTTCACTCTTGGTCTCCTGTTTGGCTTTAGAGCACAACGGCTTCTCTTCAGGGCCGGGATGAGATGTCTGGGCTGGGTGGAAGTTGATGGCCTCCTCCTGGGTCAGGACTGAACCCTGCAAGTGAGTGCAAAGATGAAAGGTTAAAGGattagttgcaaaaaaaaaaagaccaaaggGTCTAGAAATATCAATCAGGCCGTTGCTTGCAAGAGAGAGCAGACAGATGAAACAGAACAGGGCAAAATGGGATAGTTTGACATTAAAAGaaaggtgtcagccctttgaggtagtccagacaggacaccaaaaccatgagtaccaaCACTACCTTTAtgttaaggttacagtaacagatcttgcaagtctgaaagcatttctccgctcccctgcctttactttccagggaactagggagggtccctcttgagacgctttctccacccccattccttctgtgggctgagatctcTCCTATCGGGCCATTGTCCAGGCtgtggcccttcctcctgtctcccaaggtcattcccacagcccGTTACAAAAGGAGATTCAAGCTGAATCTTAGAAGGAATTTCCTAGCAGTAAAAGCTGTTAAGCAGCAGAACAGTCCACTTAGAGCAAAAATGAAtattcctcccaccccaccccaaagctaaaggaaaaaaaaatcctggctgaatgttagaaaaacacTTTTGGTCCAAGCGGAGATGGAACCATCTTCCACTGGAGACATTTCATCCCATATTGAGCAAGGATCAGACTCTGTGACCTCAATGCCCTCTTCCAATGGTATGAAGTCTTTGCTAAGCAGAGTGGCCGGGATCCTCAGAGACAGTAAGGAGCAAATCTAAGATTCTGGGGCGTGGATGGCTTTGAGTAAGCTCTAAGGACTGGCATTTTGAGCCAGTTACAATGGGCATGTGAAGCCAACTGGAGGATCATATCAATAACAAGAAGTGATCTCTAAGGGCCAACCTCAAGATCATTCATTTACATACACGGGGATCTCCTATGAAAACCAAAATCCATTCTCACCCTTTGCTCCGACACCTCGTCCTCTTCCTGTCTCAGTAAGAACTCTTCTGCCAAGGCCACCGCTTGGTCACAGGTTTGAGGGCAGTTCTTTTTGACCCAGCTCTGAATCTCCGGGGGCAGgatggccaggaactgctccaggatcaccagCTCCAGCATCTGCTCCTTGGTGTGTCTCTCCGGTTTCAACCAGCAGTGGCAGAGGTACCAGAGGCGGCTGCAGGCCTCGCGGGGCCCCTCGGCATCCTGGTAACGGAAGTCCCTGAAGAGGGCTTGCTGTGCGTCCATGGAAGCTTGGCCCTCACTTAAGACATCCTCTTTGGCCTTCCAATAATCCTCCATCTTGGTGTGCCCCCCTTGAATGTCTCCAGGGTGATTTGATTCTCCTTTGGATCTCCAAAGACTATCTAACGCTCCTTCAAAGGATGGTTGGGAAGTCTTAGTCTTACCCCATGGAGGTGATCTTGGTAACTGGGAACATTCCCATCTTGAGTGAGGAAACTGTGTTGCTTTTAAGGCCTCACGCAACTCTAAATGTTTGTCCAAGTGGTTTGCTGCCTGCTCCAGGTTCTCCTTCTTCAGAAAACTCAAACGATTCCCAGTCCTGAATTTGTGAGGGGCATCTCCTGCTCCCTCCAAAGCTATTCCATGTTCACACCCCTCATGGACTTCATCCCCCAGCAGCCTCCCAGCCTTTATCTCCTGGGGCAACAGCTCTGGGAACTGGAGGCCAACACTTGGCACCCTTCCTCTCTGTGCCATTTTATCAGATTTAGCTCAGCATGGAAAGTCTTGATGAAGAGCTATGCTTGGCTGAAAATGTCCCCAAGAGGATGAGTCTCTGGTGAACAACCCAACCCAGGATGGTTCCCCAAGATCCATGGATCATTTTATGGAGCATAGGGGATTACAGGCAAACATGGTGTTTCACAGGAGGGGCCAATGATGAAAGTTTATCCTGGAGGAAAAATAGACTTTGGTAAGAGAATAAGAAGAGTCCAATAACTCCAGAAGCCAATAGAAGAGaacctctgtagctcagggttgaactgtggagtctctgaacttggttggtttcttgcagacgtttcttaCCCAACTAGGCACCGTCATTCTCATCCCCATCCccatgttacctaattgggtgaTGAAACTCCACAACTCCAGAAGCGCTTTGGTGCAGGAGAGCTGGATTAGGGCTTTATGAGCACAAACCTATAGGTTTCCAGCTCTCACACACACAGGCTGGGTTCCTGGCTTCATGTGTGATGCTAATTTATAGGTTTTATACCAGTttgctggacaaaccacagtaatTTGGTTTGCatagcacactaagccataatccaTAATCCATAGTTCACAAACCACAATGTACCAGTAGCACGCCACTCCCAAACCAAATCACATCATGGCTTACCTGCATACGCAATCCCAGCCACTTGGCTTGTAAACtatggcttatggcttagtgACCCTGTAACCCAAGGGTGCTGTTTACACTCTCCCCCATGCCCAAACAGCTCCCTCCCCAATCGATCCATGCCTCTTTAGCagcttccttctctcctttccatTCCAACACAGTGTTCACACCCGTTCTGGTTTTCCCAAAAGCCGGCCAGTTTAAATACCGCCACTGAAAGACAGAAAAGCTTCTGGCTTTACCCAACATAATTATTTCCTAGATTGACTCTGGTGGCACTGAATGTTTGCATCATTCACAGAACCCTAAAGCCctgttctcagccttggccattgTAAGCTGTGTGGacggcaactcccagaattccccagccagcatgcgcaATCTAGCGTGTGCAGATGAAGGAACAATGAACAGTTTCATTGACCTGATTAAGCAAACCCAACTAGGTCACTGCTGTAAATGTCAGCCTGTGAAGCCAGCTTCTGGAACGAGGCTCCCTGCAAAAGATGGACCACCTCCCATCAGCCCCTGCCACCACAACTCTTAGACCCCAACCCTCCATTAGCTAGCacagtagcctttctcaaccttttgaccctggaggaacccatgaaatatttttcaggcctctgagaacccctgcacatttaggctcaaatataggccagaagttaccaaattattgtatttgtttcatgggtaggcctgtatatatccattcttaagctaaaaataaagaatgaaacttgcctctttaatgtgaagttgcccaaatttggaatatttttttaaatagatcgtgatctcccagggaacccctagtgaccttttgcaGAAACCTAGGGTGcaacggaaccctggttgaaaaactgCTGTATACGATACTGTATTGAAGTATAACTTACTATACTaaaaccatctatctatctatctatgctaCGTATATGAAAAATACACCATATatactatataatatatatatatgctttcCTGGGGGAGTgccgagtcagtcttgactcttggcgactgtctggacaagaccctgcagttttcttggcaaggctgttcagaagtgctttgcccttgcctgcttgctAGGACTgcaagaaagggactggcccaaggtcacccagctggctccgtgCCCAAGGTGAGAGTAGAACTCACCTCCTACTTGCAGCCTGTGCCTTCACCACTgcgccagactggctctcactatcagggtttcccaaccagggttctgtggcaccctcgggttccgcaagagccattagggtttccctgggagatcatgacttatttgaaaattatttcaaattcaggcaagttcCCATcatagaggtaagtttcattcatgcatgtatacaggcctacacatgaaatgaatataataattttgtagcttctggcctgtatctgagcctgaacgtgcaggggtttccccaagcctgaaaaacatttcccgggttcctccagggtcaaaaggatgAAAAAGGCTGGTATATAGTATATCTGTCATGCTCAGcttcagccccagccccagcgGGGAGCATCGCGCCCTCTGCTCCCAACCGGCGCTGCCTGTGATCTTCAACCACGGCGCGAGTCCGGCTCTCCGGCCAGGCGCGGCTCCGGGAGCGGGCAGCCTCCGGCGTTTATCGTCCTCTCGGCCCTGCCACCGCCGCGAGCCCCACATGCCCTCTTCCGCCAACGTACCGGAGGGAAAACCGCCGTCGGAAGCACCCCCGGGAGCGCGAGCGTTCGGGCTCCCCGCTCCCTCCGTCGGAGAGGTCTCGCCAGCGCGCGCCTGCCCGGGCTCCGCTGCGCCGCCGGGCCAATTGCGCGGGGCCAGCCGGCGCCTCCCCTTGCGCGAAGCGGGCTCGGCGCCTCGGGCGCTCTGCCCGCCCCGGCTTTGGCGCGAGGCCGGACGGGGAGCCCGCGACCCGGCGGCTAGGAACCCCGAGGCCGACGGCGCTCCGGCCGCAAGGCAGCGCAGGCAAGGAAGGGGGACCCCTCGCCGGCGCGCCGCTCTTCGCCCGTCTCCACTCTGGGCGGCGCAGCTCTGTCAGCTTAACCCTTCAGAGCGGCTCCGCGAAGAAGAGAGAAGGAGCGGAGCGGGTGCAAAGCCGGCGCCAGGGTGCCcgccggctgctgctgctgctgcctgcctgcctggccaGCTGGCGACGGCAGTCTTGCCTGTCCTTCCCGCTGGGCCCTGAGCACTTGCCGGAGGGGCAGCTGTCGGACAGGTGCAGCTGGGCAGCCGCGGTACGACGACGCGGACGCTCCCCGCCTCACCCCGACTGCGGGAAGAACGCAGCCCGCGCGCCCGCCGGCCCGGGCAGCGGAAGCCGCGGAGCTGCCTGCCAATCGTGCGCGACTCGCTCCGGCGGCCTCGGAATGCGGGTGGCCAACTCCGCGTCGCTGCTGCGGAGCCGGAGGGTGGCAAGAGGGGAACGGGGGAGAAGCCGCCGAAATGTTTGGGTCGCTCGATCTCTGCCTCTGGCTTGCTAGTCGCGATCATGGGTTTTCCAGATCGTGGTTTATTGAAACCCGTTCTTGGCAGGGTTTAGACCTACACTAAGCCACTAAGctacatggctggctggagaattctgggagttgaagtccactcatcttaaagttaccaaggttgagaaatttaGGCTCATATTGTTTGTGTTGTGTCATTTTGTAGTTCACTGCTCAGTTATTAAGATTTGAGCTGTTAACAAATGCAgtcaattaaataaaaaaataaaaaaataaaaataaggcaaGTAAATCAAGTAATGAATATAAACGAACAAaaccaagtaaataaaaataagtaaataatcaatagaaataaataaaattaatgaagcTAATAACCGTTGGTTTTAGCCTTGCCACCATaattaatggtatttatttattcggTTTTGGCTTAAAATACAGTATGCTCTAGGGACATAGCCTTCCAATCTGGCTTATGATTAACTGCATTATGCAAACCCAACCAAAAATTAAAATCTCTCTCTAGTCAAAAGTGACTCCCCTGGACAATGACTAAATTTCCTTTGCTTTGCCGGATTCAAGCTACACCTACATGTGGTGGTGAGACAAAGGCTGAAGAGGCCAAtttgcccatttttaaaaaatatgaattccAGTCATTCTTTGGCTGTGACTCATTAGGCAAGATGCCTGTTCTTTGGTGGGAAGAGAACAAGagagttttttaatatttttatatttgcagaACTGAAGAACCCTTTTTGGTGGCTCCTGGCTCAGAAGAATCATAATAGGAAAGCAATATTTCAGAAATAGACTGTCCTGTTCAAGGGATGTTCACCATCTGCCAAGTGCAGAATtctgatattattttattatttattcaaatttttgccaccatccatctcccccaagaggtcCTCTGGGCGGAGACCTTGAGCAACAAAATGCAGTACTTtgttatatataaaacaaacagaGCCTTTATTATAATCAACAATCCCATCCAGACTTCCTGGGGCATTTCCCACTACTGAGTTAATGTGCTCTTCACCAATCCCTGGGTCAGCATGAAATTTGCACACACACCCCACTACTAATCCCTCTCCTGCCTCTGTTTCCCCTTCCAAACAGAATCCCACTTTGGAATCCAGATTTATCTTGAGTTCTTCTGGCCAATCTAATTCCAGTTCTGTCCCTACAGAATTTCCCTGTTTGTCACAAGTATTTCTATCCTAACCAGCTCAACTGATCCCTGGTGGTGCTGCATTTTTTTACCTCAGAGCTGTTCCCCACTACGGTAGTGATTTCCATGTCCTTGAATGGGCAGAAAACGACCCTGGTGTGAAATCTGCTGCCCCGCTGCCAATCCCCATCCAGTCTTTATAGCTTAGAGGATACAGCGGGAaacagatgcagctgctttaatgagtagagAGAGGTTGTATTCATGCTCCTGCCTCCAAACTGCATCCAAAGAACTGCACAGCCCTCTCAAATGCCCAAATGCCCCATTTATCAATTGGGCTTAATAAAGATATTACCTCAATATGGGTTTAGGATTAATTTTCTTCTTGGTGGTCTACACAGCCATGACTTGGTTTTTACAGAAGGTCCCAGGCGAGGAGTGCAGCGATAGCCTTGAAGGAGGTACGCAATAGCCATTACAAAACTTAGCCCAGAAAATCAGGAGGTGGtgaagaagaaactcaagattgccccaCCTTGACTCTTTggtatgagagagagggagagagaaattccATCAGTTTTCAAGAGtctgttattatatcctaaaatcgagttccagtagttcttatggtgtctgtttcctaacctggcctacctcaaaggctgACACTCCCCTACTTCTGTGTGTGCACAGAGGCCCCTTTTCTCCTGATCAGATTGGTCAACCAGACCGAGTGGCCTGCTTCAGCTCTCATGCATCAACGTGGAGTGGATTTTTCAAGTCAGGTCCTGCCTCGAACAGGACTGCTGCAATGGCTGGCTGGGACACAAGGCGGAGTCTAGCAAAACTCGTCAAATATCGGAAGTTTCTCTTTTGCTCCAGACGGCAGGACTTGAATCAGTGCATGGAGACTGGAGGGAAAGTGATTTGGGCTAAGGGTCACACTGTGACAgctttaactatggtttgtggAATAAGCCACAATTACTTGGGAGTCATACACCACACTCAGGCACGATGGTATTCACACTTGTCAAGCTAAAGTTCATTTTTAGACATGGTTTGTGGCTTATGTGATCAGTAGAGTCTGTTAACCAGAATGTAGGGTGCTGTGCATCTAATTGTGATTTATTCCATAAACCAGAGTTAACTAAACCACACCTTAGAACAATGCATCAATCCAGCTATTAGATGAAACGTCCGTATAGAAAGTAATACtggacagaaactgcattagcCAAAAAAAGGCAAGTTCACAGACAGGCTAATTATCAGGCACTTCTAACTTTTGTTTTAATCAGTTTCTATGATATACATTATCCTCTTATCATTATAATATGGAAAAACAAAACCATGTTGGTGTCCAAAATCAACCACCAAAGAAAAGTGGCAAATACCacactgggatggggaatttaatgaaaacaaatgagGCTGTTCCTCTGTCGGACACGTTATCTACTATTACTCGATGTCCGCACACAAATGGAATGGGCTTATCTGCCCTCTTGACTGCTTCCTTGACTCGCTGTAGTGCATAGCTGAAATACATCTTCAAGAAGTTGGCTTTGCTGAAACCCAACGACCCCCTGGCATCCTTTATCTGCAGGACAAGAGCGCACACGCACAATCAGTCACAACATGAAAGGTGAGGGGGCTGGGGGACATGCCCACTGCAGGATCCCTGCATGTGACAGAGGAAGTTTTGCCTACCCCATGCTCAGCCCCGGGAATGTGACAGCTTGCCACAGTGGGACTGCAGACATACTGATTGTCTGATACACACACGTGTCCGCACAATGCAGCAGACTCACATGCGGTCAGTCCAACCTGGCTCCTTtattggactataactcccatccTTTTTAGCCAGGAAGACCATTGGCCTGACTCATCTGGAAGCCAAGAAGTTAAGGGAAGGCTCAGAGAAAGAGTTGCCTGTAGCTACCTTCGAAGTTGAGCATTGCTCCACGTTCCAAACTTTTACGAAGTTTCCTTGtgttgctgctgctcctctttTAATTTGGCCAGATTCAGGGCTTCCCGGGCGTGGATCTTCTGGTGCTTCACCAAGACGGTGCGGTGGGTGAACCTCTTCCCGCAAGTGGTGCACTGGTGAGGCCTCTCCCCCGTGTGGACTTTCTGGTGACGGATGTGGACCGCCCGATCAGAGAAGCACTTCCCGCAGGTGGCGCACTTGAAGGGCTTCTCGCCCGTGTGGGTCCTCTGGTGCACCATCAGGATCTGCCACTggctgaagctcttcccgcacTCTGAACAGGTGTAGGGCCTCTCCCCCGTGTGGACTCGGTGGTGCTTGACCAGCTGGGAGGACGTGTTGAAGGACTTCTCACAGTCGGGGCATTTGAATGGCTTCTGCCCCGTGTGGGCGCCCTCGTGTTTCTTGAGGCTGGAGCTGCGGCTGAAACCCTCTCCACACTGGGCGCATTTGAACGGCTTCTCCCTCACGTGGACCTTCTGGTGGTTGAGCAACTGAGACTTCTGCGTGAAGCTCTTGTCACACTCGGAGCAGCTGAAGAGTTCCTTTTCAATATGTACTCTGTAGTGCCTGGTGAGGACTGAGCTGACggtgaagctcttcccacactgaTCACAGGTGTAGGGCCTCTCTCCCGTGTGGGTCCTTTCATGGGCAACCAGCGTGGACTTGAAGCTGAAGCATTTCCCACAATTCTGGCACATGAATGGCTTCTCACCCGTGTGGGTCCTCTGATGCGCAGCAAGCACAGTACTCCGGCTGAAGGTCTTGCCGCACACAGCACATGTCTTCTTCTCTCGACTTCTGCGCTGTCTTTTGACCACAATGGGTTGACTTGAGTCCCCATCTTCTTTTGCTAGAGGAAACACTTCAGCTCTGCGCTGATCTTGGTTGTCCTCATCCTTCTGGTCTGCTCCATCCCCAAGAGCTGCAGGACCATCTCCATCCTCTTCAGACCAATCGAGTCCTTCCCAGGAGGTCCCACACAGTTTCACTGGCTCCGTTTCCTCCAGCTGGGGGTCTCCCTGCCTTGTCTCAATCACCCACTCATCTCCTGTGGGGAGCATGGAGGAAAAAGGAGTTACCAAGCAGAGCATGGCTGCCACATCAGACCAAAGTCCCCATTATCCCAGTACCCCGTTTCCCAAGTGGCCAACCAGATGGCCCCAAGAAGTTCCCAACCATGATGATGGAAACATTTTGTTCCAagctcagagaaaaaaaatcccattagaACGTTACTCCTGAGACCCAGAGACTCAATTATGTCCAAACTGGTGGCAGTGTGcttccaaataccagttgcatgGAAACAACAATGGGAGATGGGCTGAATCCTGGCTTGTTATAAAGGT
This window contains:
- the LOC134489787 gene encoding uncharacterized protein LOC134489787, with the translated sequence MRHKIMPEKGKSPDAESERELREGLKLKATQENAGKAMKGLQPGNAEAFANRGGSRPARSEAGDRRLKYLDPRAALKATQRSNQEELVSEPWENAKACLASLEGAAETYWRYKGLVDLSRDPRRESKQTSTAKMDDYWKVGEDALRDDSAATDMQRALFREFCYWDAEGPREACSRLWYLCHRWLKPERHTKERILELVILEQFLAILPSELQRWVKAARPQTCDQAVALAEAFPPGRPQEGPSLMQEAALGFSTAEQPLSGAGEKHLSAKIKQERDADSDSEGDEWVIETRQGDPQLEETEPVKLCGTSWEGLDWSEEDGDGPAALGDGADQKDEDNQDQRRAEVFPLAKEDGDSSQPIVVKRQRRSREKKTCAVCGKTFSRSTVLAAHQRTHTGEKPFMCQNCGKCFSFKSTLVAHERTHTGERPYTCDQCGKSFTVSSVLTRHYRVHIEKELFSCSECDKSFTQKSQLLNHQKVHVREKPFKCAQCGEGFSRSSSLKKHEGAHTGQKPFKCPDCEKSFNTSSQLVKHHRVHTGERPYTCSECGKSFSQWQILMVHQRTHTGEKPFKCATCGKCFSDRAVHIRHQKVHTGERPHQCTTCGKRFTHRTVLVKHQKIHAREALNLAKLKEEQQQHKETSSDAELATRIPRPPERVAHDWQAAPRLPLPGPAGARAAFFPQSGVKLTELRRPEWRRAKSGAPARGPPSLPALPCGRSAVGLGVPSRRVAGSPSGLAPKPGRAERPRRRARFAQGEAPAGPAQLARRRSGARAGARWRDLSDGGSGEPERSRSRGCFRRRFSLRESQSGAVVKAQAATKSDKMAQRGRVPSVGLQFPELLPQEIKAGRLLGDEVHEGCEHGIALEGAGDAPHKFRTGNRLSFLKKENLEQAANHLDKHLELREALKATQFPHSRWECSQLPRSPPWGKTKTSQPSFEGALDSLWRSKGESNHPGDIQGGHTKMEDYWKAKEDVLSEGQASMDAQQALFRDFRYQDAEGPREACSRLWYLCHCWLKPERHTKEQMLELVILEQFLAILPPEIQSWVKKNCPQTCDQAVALAEEFLLRQEEDEVSEQRGSVLTQEEAINFHPAQTSHPGPEEKPLCSKAKQETKSEADAQGDEWVMEMKEAKLKLENSEAVELFETSRASHPEPQEGRAASPSLKGSEQGMKSYLSPQGDAFFPCLEESGEANQTLVVKRQLRSRGEKLCNVCGRSFSRSTVLAAHQRTHTGEKPFMCQDCGKCFSLKSTLVAHERTHTGERPYSCSQCGKCFTVSSDLTRHYRIHIGEKPFGCPECGKSFSRKTQLLNHHKVHTREKPYKCSQCGEGFSRSSSLMIHEGAHTGQKPFRCPDCEKSFNTSSQLVKHHRVHTGERPYACSECGKSFSQRQILMVHQRIHTGEKPFKCATCGKCFCDRAVLIRHQKVHTGERPHLCITCGKSFSHRAVLVRHQKIHTRETLHALKFEEGAPPVKVSKTACHSSILP